The segment TTATTATTGGCATATCTACTTATCGTCATCCCATTTTTTCGTGTGGTAAAATCAGATCCGAATGTGGCTGCTTTGCCTCCATCGTTCATATTCATCTCCGATAAGTAGAAGAAACGATCGGCAGCAGTGCCGATCTGGTCATTACCTACCAAACCATATGAATAACGTAATTTCAGGTTGGATACTACCGGTTTGATAGATTGCCAGAAATCCTCATTAGATACATTCCACGCAAGACCGGCGGATGGGAAAAAACCGAAACGTTGACTGGTATGGAATCGTTCGGAACCGTTATAACCGAAGTTGAATTCGGCAAAATAACGGCTATCGTATGAATAAGTGACACGTCCTGACAATCCCAGGTTACGGGCAGGTAAAGATTGTTGTAAAGAACCGGTTTGGGCATTCAATGTCTGTCTTGCCATAAATACCACTAATCCGCTCACACTATGTTTTTCACTGAAAGTACGGGTATAGTTGGCCATCCCTTCAAAATAAAAGGTAGAATTAATCACCCGATCATTAGGATTTTCACTATATCCCAGGTATTCCGTTCCTTTCCCTTCATTGGTTTGAGTCAGCGTATATTTTCCTGTAGCATAATCATAACTGGTGATATCATAATAATAAGGGTTATAATAACGACTTACGGAAAACTGTGCCAGACGGGAAATATTCAACATACCTCTGACAGAAAGTCCTTCTGTCAAAAAATCAAGTTCTTGTTTAAGTTCCATTTGTGCAAGTAATTGGGAACGAGACCTGTCCTTATACCCCTTAACCATTTCCGCATAAGGGTTCGTATACCTGTCGGGATCTGGATTTCCGAACATGATATGTCCGACATGTGAATATTCAGGTGTCACAGGATAATAGGCAGGAAACATGACGGGATTAGTGTGCATGATCTGGTAATAAGTCTCTGTTCCTCCATTTATAGGACCACTGTAGTCGTCAAAAGCACCGCTTAAACGAACTGCCAGTTCTGTGGTTTTTGTGAGGTCGATATTCACATTGGCACGCATGGTGTATGTCTTGTTATCTATATTGCTATTGAAGTTGTTTCTTTTGTCTACTTTCAATATACCATTGTCTTTGCTGAACGAGGCTGCAACATAATAACGGGCAACTCCCCCTCCACCTGAAACGCTCAGATTAGCCCGTTGGTTCATACTGTAATCTTTCAGTAGCATATTCATCCAGTCATTGGCCGGATAACGTAACGGGTTGAGACCAAGAGCCGTACTTTCTATTTTTTCTTCAGCATAAGGCAGTTCTCCTAACGGATCACGGGTCAATACCGCTTCATTGCTTAATCTCATAAATGTAACAGGGTCTGCTAATTTAACATTTCTTGTTGGCATCGACAGTGAATTTTCAACCCGTAAAGATATTTTTGCCGGCCCGACACTACCTTGCTTGGTGGTTACCAAAATAACCCCATTGGCCCCACGTGCACCGTATAAGGCGGTGGCTGTAGCATCTTTCATTACAGAAAAACTGGCAATATCATCGGGCTGTAAACGGGCCAAATCCGTCGTGGTCAATTCTATACCGTCAATCAGAATCAAGGGATTAGTATTAGTCCCGAAAGTAGTGATTCCGCGAACAAAGAAATCGGCATTGTCCTGTCCCGGTTCGCCGCTTCGCTGGTAGGCGATAATTCCAGCCATATTCCCGGCTAAAGCAGTAGTAAGGTTACTTGAAGGTACTTTCAGTTCGGCCGGATTAATGGTGCTGACAGACCCGATCACGCTTTCCTTTTTCTGCTTTCCGAAAGCCACGACT is part of the Bacteroidales bacterium genome and harbors:
- a CDS encoding TonB-dependent receptor, which gives rise to MKISVLFLFVTLMQLSASGQAHNKKISIRIQDISIKELLKAIESQSEVMFFYNDTQIDVQQKVNGEFQNTSITDILDQVLEDKGINYRMHEKQVLLYKEERTNVARLQQGIRITGTVSDESGDLLPGVNVIIRGSTVGTNTDGNGEFSITVPSDTSVLQFSFMGYQMMETTVGNRRIIAVVLQEEFSEIEEVVVVAFGKQKKESVIGSVSTINPAELKVPSSNLTTALAGNMAGIIAYQRSGEPGQDNADFFVRGITTFGTNTNPLILIDGIELTTTDLARLQPDDIASFSVMKDATATALYGARGANGVILVTTKQGSVGPAKISLRVENSLSMPTRNVKLADPVTFMRLSNEAVLTRDPLGELPYAEEKIESTALGLNPLRYPANDWMNMLLKDYSMNQRANLSVSGGGGVARYYVAASFSKDNGILKVDKRNNFNSNIDNKTYTMRANVNIDLTKTTELAVRLSGAFDDYSGPINGGTETYYQIMHTNPVMFPAYYPVTPEYSHVGHIMFGNPDPDRYTNPYAEMVKGYKDRSRSQLLAQMELKQELDFLTEGLSVRGMLNISRLAQFSVSRYYNPYYYDITSYDYATGKYTLTQTNEGKGTEYLGYSENPNDRVINSTFYFEGMANYTRTFSEKHSVSGLVVFMARQTLNAQTGSLQQSLPARNLGLSGRVTYSYDSRYFAEFNFGYNGSERFHTSQRFGFFPSAGLAWNVSNEDFWQSIKPVVSNLKLRYSYGLVGNDQIGTAADRFFYLSEMNMNDGGKAATFGSDFTTRKNGMTISRYANNNITWEKSTKQNFAVELGMWDKLTVIAEYFTESRSNILMDRAYIPTTMGLSATVKANLGEASGKGTDISLEYQQNWTKDFWTSARANFTYATSKYEVYEEAQYDEPWRSNV